The Cygnus atratus isolate AKBS03 ecotype Queensland, Australia chromosome 25, CAtr_DNAZoo_HiC_assembly, whole genome shotgun sequence DNA segment tgggaggtgcTGAAACATTGCCTTTGCGTcacttgcttttcctcttttgtttacCATTCCCCTCTTAAGCTGTCTTTATTAAGAGACTTTTGCTTCACAAGGTGCTGCATGCAGTGAGgcacatttgaagtgcttctacacaaacgcatgcagtatgaggaataaaatggatgagctagaagtcttggcccaaTCCCACAGCTatgacatcatcggcataagcaaaacctggtgggatgagtcctgtggctggtgtgtcgcaatagatggttacaggctcttcaggagggacaggcagggtaggcgaggtggcgggCTGGCGATGTACATGAAGcaggggctggactgtgtggaacttcaagcTGGTGATGGCAAAGTTCAGAGCCTCTGATTAAGGCTTaagggatgaacaaataaagggaaTGTCGTGGGAATCTAGTACAGACCACCCAGCCAGGATGATAacgccgatgaattattctttgcagaactaaaaGATGCCTCTAtatcaactccccttgtccttatgggggacttcaacttgcTAGATGTCAACTGGGATTACCACATGGCTGACATGAGCAAGTCTAGGAGCTTCctaaagcacctagatgataacttcttaGTGCAGGTGTgaagggagccaactaggaaaggtgccctccgagatctgttgctggagaacagagagggtcttgtgggggacgtggcaattggcagcCGTCTCAGGCATAGcgaccatgaagtggttgagcttaaaatttttggtgacagacagaaaacttccaccaaaacttcagccctggatatgggaaagcaggctgctcagggaactagttagcaaggtcccctgggaaattgcttttgaaggcattggcgtccatcagtgctggtcagtctttaagcactgcctcctaaaagcagaggatcaggcaattccaaaatatcagaagtcaagcaggcggggcagaaggctggcctggctgaccagggatcttctactggagcttaggcaaaaaaaagaaaatgtacagctgctggaagcagggtcaggcaacatggaaggaatacagggacacTGATTGcgtttgtagggagaaaattcgtgtggccaaagcccaattaGTTGAAGCTGGCCAAGTCTGTGAGATACAATAAAAagggtttttttagatatgtgaaaagaaaaaggaggaccaaaataaacataggtccgctacttgatggggaaggtcaccTCATAGAcaaggacataggcaaagcagagacgtttaatgccttctttgcctctgtcttcaacgctgatgatgggcttcaggaTCCAGGaagccctgagctggaggaccataatggtgggaatgataaactcccaactgaccctgaacgtgtgcgggattcgctgctccacctggatccatacaagtccattGGTCCGGATGGGGTTcttcccagggtgcttaaagagctggctgacatcatcatgggacctctctcaattatttttcaacagtcttgggaatctggagaggtcccagtagactggaagctggcaaatgtaccaattttcaagaagggcaagaaagaagaccctagcaattacaggccagtcagtctcatgTCattgcctggtaaaattatggagaatattatccttgaagttattgaagtgcacctgggggacaGTGCAGTCgttggtcccagccaacatgggttcacgaggggtaggtcctgcctaacaaatttgatttccttttatgataagatcacccatctagtcgatcaagggaaaccagctgatgtgatctttttggaattcagcaaagcttttgacacagtttcccataggatcctactggacaaaatgtccagcatacagctaaacaaaaacatcatacgatgggtgagcaattggctgatgggcaaggctcaaagggttgtggtaaatggggccacatcaggctggcggatggtcactagcagggtcccccaaggctccattttagggccagtcctcttcaatgtttttataaatgatttggatgtaggactagaaggtgttttgagcaaatttgctgacaacaccaaacttggaggagttgtggactcggatgagggtggaaaggccttgcagagagatctggacagatcGGAGAtctgggcgatcaccaaccacatgaaatttaacaagagcaagtgctgggtcctgcacctgggatggggcaaccctggctatacatacagactgggtgatgagacgctggagagcagccctgcagagagggatctgggggttgtggttgacagcaagttgaatatgagccagcagtgtgctctggcagccaggggggccaaccgtatcctggggtgcatcaagcatggcatcgctagtcggttgatggaagtgattgtcccgctctgctctgtgctgacacggcctcacctcgagtactgtgtgcagttctgggcaccacagcacaaaaaggatgtaaaactgttggagagtgtccagaggagggcgacgaagatggtgaagggcctagaggggaagatgtatgaggaacggctgaggtcatttggcctgttcagcctggaaaggaggaggctgatgggagacctcattgcagtctacagcttcctcacaagggggagtggaggggcagatGCCGATCTATTCTCCTTAGTtaccagtgataggaccagcaggaatggtgtcaagctgaggcaggggaggtttaggttagacATCATGGAAGAGgtaggctccccagggaagtagtcactgcaccaagcctgtcggagtttaagaagcgtttggactgtgcacttagtcacatggtctaaaattttgggtagacctgtgtggtgccaggagttggactcgatgatccttatgggtcccttccaactcgggatattctataaCTCCACGATTTATATCAACTGGGAGGTTTTTCCTCACTCTTGGTCTTCCAGCTCTCTCCCCTATCCTGCTGAGGCTGCGGTGTGAGCAAGTGGTTGGTGAGTGCTTAGATGTTTGCCACGGTCAACCCACCACATGGGTTCATAGGCAGTACTTGTCCTCCTTCCCCTACTCCTTCCATCTGTTCCAAAGGCTTCCTGCAAAACTTTGTGGGGCAACAGGTGCTAGCTGAGTGTCTCTAAGGGCCATCCACAAGCTCCCAAAGCAGCGCTGAGATCACCCAGAGCCCAGTCTGGCAGATGCCTTCCTGCCAGCCAGCCCTCATGCCACACCATCTATCTTGCAGCCCTTCTATGGCAGCAGACCAAAAGCTGGCCCAGGAAAAGTTGCTTGGGTAGTATAGTCATCCAAAGAGAAGTGACTCCCAGCAGTGTTCCCAGACACTGTGGACACCAGTGACATCCGGGGCTGTATGAGCAGAAGCATAGTCAGGAGCTCAAGGGCAGTGACAATCCGACCCTGCTCAGCACTCCTCCAAATGCATCTAGAACATTGTACCCAGTTTGGGGCTGTGTAGCAAGAAAGACTTTGACCAAGCACAGCAAGCTCTGCAGTATTGTTGTTAGGAAGGGATTTCCTGGCTTCTCCTGGGCAGCTATGCCCTCCACCTTGTCAAGGACGTAGTCATCCCTCCTTACTTACTACTTGTTTCATGCCATTATGCTAatcagatgaaaagaaacagtgtGGACAGCAAAATGCATAGAAGCCACTCAACTACGTTGGATAATTCCATCCAGCTCTAAGTAAGCAGACATTTAGAATCCAGATGGTGACCTGATGCATGAAGCATTCTGAATGCAAGCCTGTGTTAATGATTGCTAAGCATGAGCATCAGCAACCACCCGCTCCCAGAACTACCCGTCAGCATCACCTCTCTCCCCAGGCATACtggaagagcagctgcaggggaaggacaACTCAGAGGCACAGGGTGGGATGCAGAAGAACTTTAATATTAGAGTCAAACAGGGGAAACGAGGTCACACCAAGAGGATTACCCAGTGCAGGAAGCTCCAGGGGCAGACAAGGGCGTGTACTATGTGGCCACGGAGGGCATCCCACCACCTACGCACCCACCTACATCCCATCTGCCTACTCCTCTGAGGGAGAAGGGACAGAAGGTCCACACTAGGATGGCGCTGTCGGACTTTGAGCCCAGTGGAGGTGCAGTGAGCGACAAGGACACaggtgggaaaggagagagtggaggaggggaaaggcagaCATGGGCCGTGCTTTCCAAGAGCCCAGGCTGGCCCCATCCATTTGcagtgggtgctgggggtgttTGGCACCTCAATGCAAGAAGCCAATTCACTGTGCCCAGTCCGTACCAACTTCTGAGTCCCTGGGGGTCTTTCTCCAGGACCATCACCAGCAGCTTTAGCAGGGGAGGCACCTTGTGCCGCAGTAGCGGCTGCCGAAGCCGGAGAGGCCAAAGCCCCCGGAGGAGATGGGCACTCCCTgagagctgaggatgctgccaacAGCAGCGGAGGTGGAGGATCCCACGGCGGTGTTCtgcgggaaggagctgaggatggggccaggCAGGGTCACCACCACGGGAGAGGGCTGGATGAAGACATTGGAGTCCTGGCACTGCTGGACACAGGGCTCATTGCAGCTGTTCGCCAGTGGGGTCGGGCCACAGGGTCCACATGGCAGACACGGCAGGCACTGGTCGTAGTAGTACGTCTCAGAGCAGAAGCTGCACCTGGTGGGAGAGAGGCACAGGAGGAGCATTGGGGTGAGTGAGGAGCATCCTGCAAGACCACCAGGGAAGAGCCATAGCTAATTGTATTTGGGGAGCTGGCAGCTGTGTAATAAGGCTCACAGcattctccctttctccccaaCAGCCTTGGTTAGAATGTCCAGGCCCAGGAAGATCCCAACTTAGCCCATAATTTCAGAAACACCTCAGACAAGCCCAACTTCTCTCCATGACACACCTGCCTTACCTCTCCCATGACTAGTGACCCCAAGACCCAACAGAGGATCAAGTCAGAGTCACGTGCTAAGAAATCCACCAGGGTGAGGAGGTGGAGTAAGGGCTTCAGACTCACCTCGTTCCCAGGGAGATGGAGGCGAGAAGACTCGATGAGAAAGGGAGTAGATAGGGCCGCTTTTATACGTCTCCTGCACCACCCCAAGCCCACAATCACTCTACATGGGCCATAATTTTCAAGCAGACGCACctcaaatgcaaaatatcttAGCTAATGGCACAGGTTCTGTTTTGGTTTCCATCAAATctgccatttcatttcctcatttctgagGATATGCAGGCTATTTCCTACTACTGGTATGAGAGTTCAAAGGAATACCCCAGCAGGATCATATCAGAATGGGCAGAAAAGTGCAACAGAGTGGTTGCATTCAGGCAGAGGACAGGACATGGCTTGGTGCACTTTGGGGGAATGGTTGGTGATGGGTTTTGCAGAAAGAGGCCCCATTCCTCATGGAGCTGCAATCCTCAGCAGAGAACCCAAGTCTCCTCTTCCTGAAGGATGCGCCACaggcttttctctcctccctccctcttggCTCCATCCAACGGTCACTGGTGTTTGCCTCCCCAGGCATCCAGGCTGTGCCAATGCTTTCAGCTGTCTGCCTTGATGCCATTACCCCTTCCATTAACTAGGCAGAAGACAGCAacctggggcagggctgccacAAGGGGAGACCTAGACAGGCTGCAGGAATGAGCCCACAGGAACCTCATGGCATTCTAGAAGGACAAAAGGCAGGTCCCGCACAGGAGGAGGAACAAGCTCTTGCAGCACTACAGACTGGGGACTGAACTACCCTCTGATCCTGGATCCCCTGGACCTTCCTCTGAGTAGGTCTGCCCCCAGGGCAGGCTCAGACATAGGcggtggaagggaagggacacACAGGCCTCAGCCTCCTGGCTAAAGAGATGGGGCTGTGTGTAGGAGCTCTCTTGAGTGTTTtgtggagggaaagaaagggttGCAGAAAACATCTTCCCCCTGGCTGGGACTCATCTCTAGGTCCCAGGCAATATGTCTTCTCCTAGCATTAGAGCTTCAGCACGCCTCCTCTGCCATGTCCCAAAGCCCTCCTCAGGCAACAGCACAAGCCAGCACCACTAGGGGGGTCAAGGAAGCTCCCCCTCAACAAGCTGAGGACTGGAAGGAACCGGCACTGCCACGCAGCTGTGCATGCTCAGGGAGGGGACTTGCTCACAAGGGCGCTGGCTACAGAGAACATCTCCCAGACTCCATCAAGGAGGCAATGCATCCCTGCTGCATGAACAAagctcttccctgccctgcagacGTGGGAGGCAGCTGGAACACACCCCAGGAGGGCAAGGGAATGCCTTCAGCCGGCAAGCTTCCTGGGAGAGACTCTCCCTGCCCAGGGACGAGTCACTGCTCTCATTTGGGATTGGCCATCGTGCCACGCTTTTGGCTTGAGGCCAAGCCAGAgtgcctgctgtctgcaggcCTGAGCACCATGCATGCCAAATCCCCCTCTGGCCAAGCCAGCTCCATGAGCTCGAGCTGTGCCATGCTCCAGGCAGCCCCAACAGCCATTACCCTGAAGCATGACCTTCTGGCCAGTACTCTCACAACTTGGGCATTTCAAAGCTGCAGTATAGCCCATCTGCCTGTGCAGGCAATGAGCTGTGACTATTGGAGTAGGCTGGGAGCCAGGCCAGCAGGAGAAGGATGCTCCTTGTCCCTTGGTAAAGGAGCCTTCGGGCATCTAGAAGGGCACTCCAAAGAGAGGAGGATATGTGCACTTTCTATCTAAGAGGCTCTAATTGTGGTGAATGCATTTCCAAAGGGACAGGTACCATGCTCTCCAGAACTTAGGACTAATATACTGTCCCTACTTATGTGTTCCTCCCAGGGGAAATGCTTGACCTCTTATCCTTGTACTTGAAAGGAGCCTTTGCAGCCAAATGGTCAGgtcagaaatgaggaaatgaaatgacaGGAAACCAAAGTACAATCTGTGCCATTAGCTaagatattttgcatttgagGTGACTCTGCTGGAAAAATACGGCCTGCATAGAGTGATTGAGGGGCCTGGGGCGGTGCAGGAGAGGTATAAAAGATGGCCCATCTCCTCACTCTCTTCATCCACTCCTCTCGCCTCCATCTCCTTGGGAACAAGGTGAGTCTCAagatctttctcttcctcttcatccctGGGGATTTCTCTGAACATGCCTGCACCTTTATACTCTGTTGGGTCTTTGGGTCTCTAGTtctgggagagggaagggctCAGCAGGCGTGGCATGAAGAGAAGCTGGATCTCGGTTGAGGTGTATCTGAAGCTATGGGCTAGATGGGGATCTTCGTCAAACTGGATATTCTTGCCAAGGACATTGGGGCCAAAGGGAAGGAGAACACTGAGGGCCTCCTTTCACAGCTGCCAGGCCCCAAGACAGCACGTGCCATGGCTCTCCTGGGGTGGGCTGGCAGGCTGATCCTCTCTCACCCTCATGCTTCTCCAGGCCCTCTCTCTCACCAGGTGCATCTCTAGCCTGGAGACATGTCCTGCTATGACCAGTGCCTGCCGTGCCTGCCATGTGGACCCTGTGGCCCGACTCCGCTGGCCAACAGCTGCAATGAGCCCTGTGTCAGGCAGTGCCAGGACTCCAACGTCTTCATCCAGCCTTCCCCCGTGGTGGtgaccctgcccggccccatcctcagctccttcccgcaGAACACCGCTGTGGGATCCTCCACCTCCGCTGCTgttggcagcatcctcagctctcAGGGAGTGCCCATCTCCTCTGG contains these protein-coding regions:
- the LOC118258230 gene encoding feather keratin 1-like, giving the protein MTRIRCSFCSETYYYDQCLPCLPCGPCGPTPLANSCNEPCVQQCQDSNVFIQPSPVVVTLPGPILSSFPQNTAVGSSTSAAVGSILSSQGVPISSGGFGLSGFGSRYCGTRCLPC